The Lycium barbarum isolate Lr01 chromosome 12, ASM1917538v2, whole genome shotgun sequence genome includes a region encoding these proteins:
- the LOC132624414 gene encoding rab escort protein 1-like — MISQASGSYKGVCLASEQELFSHKLILVPSFVIQSPSPHSSPDAGNFGSGNTTEKLVSICISKQSLKLDIANCLESFPPRSINVLFRVPVSGSSGNNSSAEYQDVLDNIICTPMPDGSPYYHDLLGATERYFKSCILVKNSFPSQPHRRRVLT, encoded by the exons ATGATTTCCCAAGCTAGCGGGAGTTACAAGGGTGTTTGCTTGGCTTCTGAACAAGAATTGTTCAGCCACAAGCTGATTTTAGTTCCATCTTTTGTGATTCAATCACCATCACCTCATTCTTCCCCTGATGCTGGAAATTTTGGCTCGGGAAATACAACTGAGAAGCTGGTGAGTATATGCATCTCAAAGCAATCTTTGAAATTGGATATAGCCAATTGTCTAGAATCTTTTCCTCCTAGAT CCATCAATGTGCTGTTTCGCGTTCCTGTTTCTGGAAGTTCTGGAAATAATAGTTCTGCAGAG TATCAGGATGTACTAGATAACATCATTTGTACCCCCATGCCAGATGGGAGTCCATATTACCATGATCTTCTGGGTGCTACAGAAAG ATATTTCAAGAGCTGTATTCTGGTGAAGAATTCTTTCCCAAGTCAACCTCATCGGAGGAGGGTGCTGACCTAG